A single Streptomyces sannanensis DNA region contains:
- a CDS encoding ABC transporter ATP-binding protein encodes MSAETSLIKARGARIELAQVRKEYADSVAVDDVSLVIEPGEFMTLLGPSGSGKTTTLNIIAGFTAATSGTLTIGGVQMQDLPPHRRDIGMVFQHYALFPHMTVAQNVAFPLKQRKVPKARRTELVEAALETVRLGGYGHRRPRELSGGQQQRVALARAVVYEPSVLLMDEPLGALDKKLRESLQLEIKRVHREVGSTFVFVTHDQEEALVLSDRIAVFNDGGIQQVGTASELYEKPRSLFVAEFLGESSTVRGRVEPDGDDSCLRVGDRCVRAPGRPAEGTDAAVVVRPEHLRVQPAGAPVAPGANALPARVSQEIYLGSGRKLELVLPDGTVLLAREQADRLSDVRHGDEVTVVWDVERGVLLGDTPNPTHAPTPADRTPVGVAGESGR; translated from the coding sequence GTGTCCGCTGAGACCAGCCTCATCAAGGCGCGTGGAGCCCGCATCGAACTGGCGCAGGTGCGCAAGGAGTACGCGGACTCCGTCGCCGTCGACGACGTCTCCCTGGTCATCGAACCGGGCGAGTTCATGACCCTGCTGGGCCCCAGCGGCTCCGGCAAGACCACCACCCTCAACATCATCGCCGGGTTCACAGCCGCCACCTCCGGCACGCTGACCATCGGTGGTGTCCAGATGCAGGACCTGCCGCCGCACCGGCGTGACATCGGCATGGTCTTCCAGCACTATGCGCTCTTCCCGCACATGACGGTGGCTCAGAACGTCGCCTTCCCGCTGAAGCAGCGCAAGGTCCCCAAGGCCCGCCGCACCGAGTTGGTCGAGGCGGCCCTGGAGACCGTACGGCTCGGCGGCTACGGCCACCGAAGGCCCCGCGAACTGTCCGGCGGCCAGCAGCAACGGGTCGCCCTGGCCCGGGCGGTGGTGTACGAGCCCAGCGTGCTGCTGATGGACGAGCCGCTCGGCGCGCTCGACAAGAAGCTGCGCGAATCACTCCAGCTGGAGATCAAACGGGTGCACCGAGAGGTCGGTTCCACCTTCGTCTTCGTCACTCACGACCAGGAAGAGGCGCTGGTCCTCTCGGACCGTATCGCCGTCTTCAATGACGGGGGCATTCAGCAGGTCGGCACTGCGAGCGAACTGTACGAGAAGCCCCGCAGCCTGTTCGTCGCCGAGTTCCTCGGTGAGTCCTCCACCGTGCGGGGGCGGGTCGAGCCGGACGGCGACGACTCCTGCCTGCGGGTCGGCGACCGATGCGTACGTGCACCCGGCCGGCCGGCCGAGGGCACCGACGCCGCCGTCGTCGTCCGCCCCGAGCACCTGCGGGTGCAGCCCGCCGGAGCACCGGTCGCCCCCGGGGCCAACGCCCTGCCGGCCCGGGTGAGCCAGGAGATCTACCTGGGCTCCGGACGCAAGCTCGAACTCGTCCTGCCGGACGGCACCGTGTTGCTCGCCCGCGAGCAGGCCGACCGGCTGTCCGACGTCCGACACGGCGACGAGGTCACTGTGGTCTGGGACGTCGAGCGGGGTGTCCTGCTCGGTGACACGCCCAACCCCACCCACGCACCCACACCCGCCGACCGGACCCCTGTCGGCGTCGCAGGAGAGAGTGGCCGATGA
- a CDS encoding ABC transporter permease, whose protein sequence is MRAGPARIALWAFSVLVGFWLIAPTLVVIPLSFTDKASLVFPPTGWSGRWYTNFFTDPRWSEALLSSLQVGALVAVVATVLGTAAAIALTRSGSRWAKSSYGLLLAPMIVPTVVVAIGVYALFLQYGLLGTLLGFVTAHTVLALPFVIIPVTASLRGFDRRLEDAALICGASRWGAIRQVTLPQIAPGVVSGALFAFVTSFDEVVVSLFIQSPYLQTLPVMMFASVTRDTDPTIAAAATLIIVLTTVLVLAATFATSRRNRVR, encoded by the coding sequence ATGAGGGCCGGACCCGCGCGGATCGCGCTCTGGGCGTTCAGCGTGCTGGTGGGCTTCTGGCTCATCGCGCCGACGCTGGTGGTGATCCCGCTCAGCTTTACCGACAAGGCGTCCCTGGTGTTCCCGCCGACCGGCTGGTCCGGCCGCTGGTACACCAACTTCTTCACCGACCCCCGGTGGAGCGAGGCGCTGCTCTCCTCGCTGCAGGTGGGCGCACTGGTCGCGGTGGTGGCCACCGTGCTGGGCACCGCCGCCGCGATCGCGCTCACCCGGTCCGGCTCGCGCTGGGCGAAGTCGTCTTACGGGCTGCTGCTTGCCCCGATGATCGTGCCCACCGTGGTCGTGGCCATCGGCGTGTACGCGCTGTTCCTCCAGTACGGCCTGCTGGGCACGCTCCTCGGTTTCGTCACCGCCCACACCGTGCTCGCCCTGCCGTTCGTGATCATCCCGGTGACGGCGAGCCTGCGCGGGTTCGACCGGCGGCTCGAGGACGCCGCACTGATCTGCGGCGCCAGCCGATGGGGCGCGATCCGGCAGGTGACGCTTCCTCAGATCGCCCCCGGAGTCGTCTCCGGCGCCCTGTTCGCCTTCGTCACCAGCTTCGACGAGGTGGTGGTCTCACTGTTCATCCAGAGCCCCTACCTGCAGACCCTGCCGGTGATGATGTTCGCCAGCGTGACCCGGGACACCGATCCCACCATCGCCGCGGCCGCCACCCTGATCATCGTCCTCACCACGGTGCTCGTACTGGCCGCCACCTTCGCCACCTCCAGGAGGAACCGTGTCCGCTGA
- a CDS encoding putative quinol monooxygenase translates to MIFITVKFTVRPERADDWLNLVDDFTQATRREPGNLFFEWSRSVDTPHEFVLVEAFRDSAAGKEHVESAHFAEAMEAMSYAVATKPRIVSTEIPGMDGWAEMSEVSPR, encoded by the coding sequence ATGATCTTCATTACGGTCAAGTTCACGGTTCGCCCCGAGCGCGCTGACGACTGGCTCAACCTTGTCGACGACTTCACTCAGGCCACTCGCCGCGAGCCCGGCAACCTCTTCTTCGAGTGGTCCCGCAGTGTCGACACCCCTCACGAGTTCGTTCTGGTCGAGGCCTTCCGCGACAGTGCCGCGGGCAAGGAGCATGTGGAGTCCGCGCACTTCGCCGAGGCCATGGAGGCCATGTCCTACGCGGTGGCCACCAAGCCGCGGATCGTTTCCACCGAGATTCCCGGCATGGACGGTTGGGCAGAGATGAGTGAGGTCTCTCCTCGGTGA
- a CDS encoding anti-sigma factor family protein, producing the protein MNGGFAMIEAQCPTAKYGDRTDVGECRTICELLAGYALKTLAPDEASVVGAHLATCDACRDEHDCLAAVAAHLSLLRDALAPDTGRNRSMCAVPQAEHGHALPHRRRPDRAALTRQITLSQWVSKTTTYFG; encoded by the coding sequence ATGAACGGAGGTTTCGCCATGATCGAAGCCCAGTGCCCGACCGCGAAGTACGGCGACAGGACAGACGTCGGGGAATGCCGCACGATCTGTGAACTGCTGGCCGGATACGCGCTCAAGACTCTCGCACCCGATGAGGCGAGCGTGGTGGGGGCTCACCTGGCAACCTGCGACGCGTGCCGGGACGAGCATGACTGCCTCGCGGCCGTGGCGGCGCATCTGTCGCTTCTCCGCGACGCCCTGGCCCCCGACACAGGCCGAAACCGGTCGATGTGCGCGGTCCCCCAGGCCGAACACGGTCACGCGTTGCCCCACCGCCGCAGGCCGGACCGAGCGGCCCTGACCAGGCAGATCACACTGTCCCAATGGGTCAGCAAGACCACGACGTACTTCGGGTGA
- a CDS encoding metalloregulator ArsR/SmtB family transcription factor codes for MQVPLYQAKAEFFRMLGHPVRIRVLELLQSGPVPVRDLLSEIEIEPSSLSQQLAVLRRSGIVVSIREGSTVSYALAGGDVAELLRAARRILTELLAGQSELLAELRQADHQPALARGSAGRSS; via the coding sequence ATGCAGGTCCCCCTCTATCAGGCCAAGGCCGAGTTCTTCCGCATGCTCGGACACCCGGTGCGCATCCGGGTCCTGGAACTGCTGCAGAGTGGCCCCGTCCCCGTACGCGACCTGCTCAGCGAGATCGAGATCGAACCGTCCAGCCTCTCGCAGCAACTGGCCGTACTGCGCCGCTCGGGGATCGTGGTGTCCATTCGGGAAGGCTCCACCGTCAGCTACGCGCTCGCTGGCGGCGACGTCGCCGAACTCCTGCGCGCAGCTCGCCGAATCCTGACCGAACTGCTCGCCGGCCAAAGCGAGTTGCTGGCCGAACTTCGGCAGGCCGACCATCAGCCGGCCCTGGCCCGGGGCAGCGCGGGCCGATCCTCATGA
- a CDS encoding ABC transporter permease, which yields MTALIEIAAPASGRRPKGVGGRWGLLLLPALALLAVLFLVPLGLMAWRSVTDPAPGLGNYSWFFTSDVALATLVRTLAVGAVVTLVTLLLSYPYAYLMTVVSTRARIWLTLLVLLPFWTSLMVRTFAWVVLLQDSGVVNQLLGTVGMGPLQLIRTQAGVVIGMTQVLMPFMVLPLYAVMSGIDRRLLDAAQGMGARPVTAFLRVFVPLSLPGVGAGALTVFITSLGFYVTPALLGSPDQALISQQIFTQVNGLLAWGRGGAMGVVLLAVTLVLLGLVGFVLRFTRTRGGVR from the coding sequence ATGACCGCCTTGATCGAGATCGCCGCCCCGGCCTCCGGCCGGCGCCCCAAGGGCGTCGGCGGCCGGTGGGGCTTGCTGCTGCTGCCGGCGCTGGCGCTGCTGGCTGTGCTGTTCCTCGTGCCGCTGGGCCTGATGGCCTGGCGCAGCGTCACCGATCCGGCACCCGGCCTGGGCAACTACTCCTGGTTCTTCACCAGCGATGTCGCCCTCGCCACCCTGGTGCGCACGCTGGCCGTCGGCGCCGTCGTCACGCTGGTGACGCTGTTGCTCTCCTACCCGTACGCCTACCTGATGACCGTGGTCAGCACCCGCGCGCGGATCTGGCTCACCCTGCTGGTGCTGCTGCCGTTCTGGACCAGCCTGATGGTGCGCACCTTCGCATGGGTGGTGCTGCTACAGGACAGCGGTGTCGTCAACCAGTTGCTCGGCACCGTGGGGATGGGGCCGCTGCAGCTGATCCGCACCCAGGCCGGGGTGGTGATCGGCATGACCCAGGTGCTGATGCCGTTCATGGTGCTGCCGCTGTACGCGGTGATGAGCGGTATCGACCGGCGCCTGCTCGACGCCGCGCAGGGCATGGGGGCGCGTCCTGTCACCGCGTTCCTGCGGGTCTTCGTGCCGCTGTCGCTGCCCGGGGTGGGCGCCGGCGCGCTGACGGTGTTCATTACCTCGCTCGGCTTCTACGTGACACCGGCCCTGTTGGGCTCGCCCGACCAGGCGCTGATATCACAGCAGATCTTCACCCAGGTCAACGGGCTGCTCGCATGGGGCCGGGGCGGAGCGATGGGTGTGGTGCTGCTGGCAGTCACGCTGGTCCTGCTGGGGCTGGTCGGATTCGTCCTGCGATTCACCCGTACCCGAGGAGGTGTTCGATGA
- a CDS encoding class I SAM-dependent methyltransferase, with protein MDHRGARAAAVFDALGAEYEKAFAGSQAHRDSLRWLLGQLGPGSRVLDVGSGTGRPTAETLAGAGHEVLGIDVSPVMVELATRQVPTASFTCADIREAPLDEGSFDAICVYFALLQMSRKEQAELVKRLARALRPGGRLALATVPVDVEDVEGVFMGQKVRVTSFAAEDFTAMVTGAGLTVVSENSLLFTPAHPDAVPEPHLFLHCRREEARQ; from the coding sequence ATGGATCATCGCGGGGCGCGTGCCGCGGCGGTGTTCGATGCGCTGGGCGCCGAATACGAGAAGGCATTCGCCGGGTCCCAGGCACACCGGGATTCGCTCCGGTGGCTGCTGGGGCAGCTCGGCCCCGGCAGCCGGGTGCTGGATGTGGGCAGTGGGACGGGGCGGCCCACGGCGGAGACCCTCGCCGGGGCGGGCCACGAGGTGCTGGGGATCGATGTCTCCCCCGTCATGGTGGAACTCGCCACCCGGCAGGTGCCTACCGCCTCCTTCACATGTGCCGACATCCGCGAAGCCCCCCTCGACGAGGGCTCGTTCGACGCGATCTGCGTGTACTTCGCGCTGCTGCAGATGTCCCGCAAGGAGCAGGCCGAGCTCGTGAAGCGGCTGGCGCGGGCGCTGAGACCCGGCGGTCGGCTCGCCCTCGCCACCGTGCCTGTGGATGTGGAGGACGTCGAGGGCGTCTTCATGGGCCAGAAAGTGCGGGTGACCAGCTTCGCCGCCGAGGACTTCACCGCCATGGTGACCGGGGCGGGTCTGACGGTCGTGTCGGAAAACAGCCTCCTGTTCACTCCGGCCCACCCCGACGCCGTACCCGAGCCTCACCTGTTCCTCCACTGCCGCAGGGAGGAAGCACGGCAGTAG
- a CDS encoding helix-turn-helix domain-containing protein produces the protein MAEPPLPNPSKDDSDALADAALGARIREYRMKRRMSLRALGAAAQASPGFLSQLERGQANASIGMLRRIAAALGLTVADVFDQSGPTGPRVVRRADRPMLQTAPGSRKFLISQRPLGHLEVYAGEFEPGASTGDDAYTHGDSQEILLVVSGSVRVELDGHPHILDAGDSIEYQSSTPHRVVNDRETPAEILWIISPPTPD, from the coding sequence ATGGCGGAGCCACCACTTCCCAACCCCTCGAAGGACGACTCCGACGCGCTCGCCGACGCGGCGCTGGGCGCCCGCATCCGGGAGTACCGCATGAAGCGGCGCATGTCGCTGCGTGCCCTGGGGGCGGCTGCCCAGGCCAGCCCGGGCTTCCTCAGCCAGTTGGAGCGCGGGCAGGCGAACGCCTCCATCGGCATGCTGCGGCGCATCGCAGCGGCGCTCGGCCTCACCGTGGCCGACGTCTTCGACCAGAGCGGTCCCACCGGTCCGCGAGTCGTACGGCGCGCCGACCGGCCGATGCTGCAGACCGCCCCAGGGAGCCGGAAGTTCCTGATCTCCCAGCGGCCGCTCGGTCATCTGGAGGTGTACGCGGGTGAGTTCGAACCAGGAGCCTCCACCGGCGACGACGCCTACACCCACGGGGACTCGCAGGAGATCCTCCTGGTGGTCAGCGGCAGCGTCCGGGTCGAACTGGACGGCCACCCCCACATTCTGGACGCCGGCGACAGCATCGAATACCAGTCCTCCACCCCGCACCGGGTGGTCAACGACCGTGAGACGCCCGCCGAGATCCTCTGGATCATCAGTCCGCCGACACCGGACTGA
- a CDS encoding alpha-L-glutamate ligase, whose amino-acid sequence MRIGLITPDPGHPLLAATIALLTPEHQVETLDPRTVAEVPEPLANVYLLKSRTPRALALAHALEQRGASVVNSAAATALCQDRTAMAEHALRAGLPFAATRTYTTLAQLASGPRLPGPVVVKSRHSRRHDLVARLDSDIQLRELAATCPQEPVVVQEFAPNSGWDHKLWAIGDQLFAALRRSELSPEGRGPTLPLTPGSLPPGWPAVVRQVGEVFALDVYGVDIIDTGDGAPLIVDINAFPGVRGQSGAPEALAALAQYGPNRSSTAGTRRV is encoded by the coding sequence ATGAGAATCGGCCTGATCACGCCCGATCCCGGTCATCCGCTGCTGGCCGCCACCATCGCCCTGCTCACCCCCGAGCATCAAGTGGAGACGCTGGACCCGAGAACGGTGGCAGAAGTCCCCGAGCCGCTCGCCAACGTCTACCTGCTGAAGTCGCGTACGCCACGTGCCCTGGCCCTCGCCCACGCCCTGGAGCAGCGCGGCGCCTCCGTGGTGAACTCGGCTGCGGCGACCGCGCTGTGCCAGGACCGCACGGCGATGGCGGAACATGCCCTGCGGGCCGGCCTCCCGTTCGCGGCCACCCGCACCTACACCACGCTCGCTCAACTGGCGTCCGGCCCGCGGCTCCCCGGCCCAGTGGTGGTCAAGAGCCGCCACAGCCGAAGGCACGACCTGGTGGCCCGCCTCGACAGCGACATACAACTGCGGGAGCTCGCCGCCACATGCCCACAGGAGCCGGTCGTGGTCCAGGAGTTCGCACCGAACAGCGGCTGGGACCACAAACTGTGGGCGATCGGCGACCAGCTCTTCGCCGCCCTGCGCCGTTCCGAACTCTCGCCCGAGGGTCGGGGCCCCACACTGCCGCTCACCCCTGGCAGCCTGCCGCCCGGCTGGCCCGCCGTGGTGCGCCAGGTCGGCGAGGTATTCGCACTGGACGTCTACGGCGTGGACATCATCGACACGGGCGACGGCGCCCCGCTGATCGTGGACATCAACGCCTTCCCGGGAGTCCGGGGGCAGTCCGGCGCTCCGGAGGCCCTGGCGGCACTGGCCCAGTACGGGCCCAACCGGTCATCGACTGCCGGCACACGGCGGGTTTAG
- a CDS encoding ABC transporter substrate-binding protein yields the protein MPKKTGRTVVNVAACGALLLALTACSGGAPAARDIDLGPGPAAAGTVKKGALDGVTLTFASYGGIYQDGQETAAVKPFATESGAQVLSDGPTDYTKLKAQVDSGNVTWDVVDTDAIWAERQCGKLLMPLDTTIVDTSKLPKDMVGKCSVPAMTYGMVLMYDKSKFGANPPKDWADFFDTAKYPGKRAIPGVASDAAPGPLEAALIADGIAPDKLFPLDVDRGLKKLTSVRSSLVFWDTGARSQQLLESGEVSMAMVWTGRAYSAVKNGAKFAPQWNQFMPVSDSLAVPKNTKNPKASMALINYYLGADQQAKLTELTSYSPINSEAEPKLDALASEYVTSAPERQAQAIKLDNTWWAQNQEQIIQKWSDWLAN from the coding sequence ATGCCCAAAAAAACCGGACGAACCGTCGTAAACGTTGCAGCCTGCGGCGCACTGCTGCTGGCCCTCACCGCCTGCTCCGGCGGTGCCCCCGCCGCCCGTGACATCGACCTCGGCCCCGGCCCGGCCGCCGCGGGCACCGTGAAGAAGGGCGCCCTCGACGGCGTCACCCTCACGTTCGCCTCCTACGGCGGCATCTACCAGGACGGTCAGGAGACCGCCGCGGTGAAGCCGTTCGCCACCGAATCCGGCGCGCAGGTGCTCTCCGACGGCCCCACCGACTACACCAAGCTCAAGGCACAGGTCGACTCGGGAAATGTCACCTGGGACGTGGTGGACACCGACGCCATCTGGGCCGAGCGCCAGTGCGGCAAGCTCCTCATGCCGCTCGACACCACCATCGTCGACACCTCGAAGCTGCCCAAGGACATGGTGGGCAAGTGCTCGGTGCCGGCCATGACGTACGGCATGGTGCTGATGTACGACAAGTCCAAGTTCGGCGCCAACCCGCCCAAGGACTGGGCGGACTTCTTCGACACCGCCAAGTACCCCGGCAAGCGCGCCATACCCGGTGTGGCGTCGGACGCGGCCCCCGGCCCGCTGGAGGCGGCACTGATCGCGGACGGAATCGCCCCCGACAAGCTCTTCCCGCTCGACGTCGACCGCGGTCTGAAGAAGCTCACCAGCGTCCGCTCCTCCCTGGTCTTCTGGGACACCGGTGCGCGATCCCAGCAACTGCTGGAGTCGGGCGAGGTGTCGATGGCGATGGTGTGGACCGGCCGTGCCTACTCGGCCGTGAAGAACGGTGCGAAGTTCGCCCCGCAATGGAACCAGTTCATGCCGGTCTCCGACTCCCTCGCCGTGCCCAAGAACACCAAGAACCCCAAGGCATCCATGGCCCTGATCAACTACTACCTGGGCGCCGACCAGCAGGCCAAGCTCACCGAGCTGACCTCCTACTCGCCGATCAACTCCGAGGCCGAGCCGAAGCTCGATGCACTCGCCTCCGAGTACGTGACCTCCGCCCCGGAGCGACAGGCGCAGGCCATCAAGCTGGACAACACTTGGTGGGCGCAGAACCAGGAGCAGATCATCCAGAAGTGGTCCGACTGGCTGGCGAACTGA
- a CDS encoding PPOX class F420-dependent oxidoreductase produces the protein MPAELSDDLKKLIDTTPIFASVATIQPDGSIQQSIVWITRDGNDLLFSTTIGRRKEQNLRRDPRVNILINPPDAPYTYAEIRGTATLTTDGGTQLIDELSRKYTGKNYADFNPAASADAERLVVRVTPLKVVGSI, from the coding sequence GTGCCGGCCGAACTCTCGGATGACCTGAAGAAGCTCATCGACACCACTCCGATCTTCGCGTCCGTAGCCACCATCCAGCCCGACGGAAGCATTCAGCAGTCGATCGTCTGGATCACTCGTGACGGTAACGACCTGCTGTTCTCCACGACCATCGGCCGCCGCAAGGAGCAGAACCTCCGCCGTGACCCGCGCGTGAACATTCTGATCAACCCGCCTGACGCGCCGTACACCTACGCCGAGATCCGCGGCACAGCCACCTTGACCACTGACGGTGGGACGCAGCTGATCGACGAGCTGTCCCGCAAGTACACGGGCAAGAACTACGCGGATTTCAATCCGGCGGCGAGCGCAGACGCGGAGCGGTTGGTTGTTCGCGTCACTCCCCTCAAGGTTGTCGGCTCCATCTGA
- a CDS encoding DUF5682 family protein, which produces MSSTQEGTFEALRAQLQEAAATFADGPDALEGILLGLVDDVDRAVREPLEIFPVCHHSPASAIAMARRLREKQPKVVYLELCEDMAPLLTELRNCKLPVAVQAFATEVDGFPAEWSPLSVVAPITEASAEYQAIAYALDTPGVELVLVDRSSDHVFQWEARGTNSTELGADPGASDASPAEEEAALHGDAIGVKIGDLRPRFAELEEHLLRHGRVRHWSEWWHQYVELPLGDSDHDTYRQVMLLIGSLFRRLAPGDPQRVRVDEDRERYMWTRMREHLAASGTDPADCLYVCGAFHAAGRVAEFGVHGTDTFEISPRSATKWQHGLIPSSHAAIEAQFGLAAGSVSIAATVWAKNVKRTRVEPYRLAGQAGAKKPKAKKTTSAAAPESAPPPSDRLTGFLQQPPVLDRLDEDELLGWSVEIVRAARRNGYLASTADAIAVFETSILLAGMRDRAKPTPYDFQDAAVTCIEKDIVPGRRDVRRLVEIMMGGDRTGQVGYDALPPLARDVHDRLVPLNLKLQQRGVQRALLNIASQPELERCSDVLWMLRYLMPQGAARPIMGERRLGERPIQESWDLALGTHQRALIELGYEGVSIEQVLEQRLRRAAYGPHATAATVLEAVEDATLYLRSRRLADELGTRALEVLSAERSVDGAPEVLRRVRRLLAYYRTSEPVLPSWIESFAKTGYAHYCTLLPTAFTDEGATVRQVAAMLGFLFSMESLALSLGCDRTQLELAVAQSHPQDPSKTVLLWAAWTHLGHLSRKDLRTRCDELLGNPLVVPAYPRYLSGFLHALEPVPSLTDFVVEAVSNAFGRLPDAVLLPWLPTLITTLRSGGAEPAPLLIREAGRIFPGRLAALDEWVPPWRAKPEPEAMPPARRADGSRGGALLAAHPATCDAVASLLGCEGTWEAADPDSPGVALTGRYPDTAVALEVLLAGP; this is translated from the coding sequence ATGAGCAGCACGCAGGAAGGGACCTTCGAAGCACTGCGCGCGCAGCTGCAGGAAGCCGCCGCGACGTTCGCCGACGGGCCCGATGCCCTGGAGGGCATCCTCCTCGGCCTCGTGGACGACGTGGACCGCGCGGTGCGCGAGCCACTGGAGATCTTCCCCGTCTGCCACCACTCGCCCGCCTCGGCGATAGCGATGGCACGCCGCCTGCGGGAGAAGCAGCCGAAAGTCGTGTACTTGGAACTGTGCGAGGACATGGCCCCACTGCTGACCGAACTGCGCAACTGCAAGCTCCCGGTGGCGGTCCAGGCGTTCGCGACCGAGGTCGACGGCTTCCCGGCCGAGTGGTCCCCACTGTCGGTGGTCGCACCGATCACCGAGGCATCGGCCGAGTACCAGGCGATCGCCTACGCACTGGACACACCGGGCGTCGAACTGGTCCTCGTCGACCGCTCCTCCGACCACGTCTTCCAGTGGGAGGCGCGCGGGACGAACTCCACCGAACTCGGCGCTGATCCAGGGGCGTCGGATGCGTCACCCGCCGAGGAGGAGGCCGCGCTGCACGGCGACGCGATCGGCGTGAAGATCGGCGATCTGCGGCCGCGCTTCGCCGAACTGGAGGAACACCTGCTGCGCCACGGCCGGGTGCGGCACTGGTCGGAGTGGTGGCACCAGTATGTCGAACTGCCACTCGGCGACAGCGACCATGACACCTACCGGCAGGTCATGCTCCTGATCGGCAGCCTCTTCAGGCGCCTCGCCCCCGGGGATCCGCAGCGGGTGCGTGTGGACGAGGACCGGGAGCGTTACATGTGGACCAGGATGCGCGAGCACCTGGCCGCGAGCGGCACCGATCCTGCGGACTGCCTCTACGTCTGCGGCGCCTTCCACGCGGCCGGCCGCGTCGCGGAGTTCGGCGTCCACGGTACCGACACCTTCGAGATCAGCCCGCGCAGTGCCACCAAGTGGCAGCACGGCCTGATCCCGTCCAGCCACGCGGCGATCGAGGCGCAGTTCGGCCTCGCCGCCGGCTCGGTGTCGATCGCCGCGACGGTCTGGGCGAAGAACGTCAAGCGCACACGCGTGGAGCCCTACCGCCTGGCGGGACAGGCGGGCGCGAAGAAACCGAAGGCCAAGAAGACCACGTCCGCGGCGGCTCCGGAATCGGCGCCCCCGCCCTCGGACAGGCTGACCGGCTTCCTGCAGCAACCACCCGTTCTGGACCGCCTGGACGAGGACGAACTGCTCGGCTGGTCGGTGGAGATCGTGCGCGCCGCGCGCCGCAACGGCTACCTCGCCTCCACCGCCGACGCCATCGCGGTGTTCGAGACGTCGATCCTGCTGGCCGGGATGCGCGACCGGGCCAAGCCGACGCCGTACGACTTCCAGGACGCGGCCGTCACCTGTATCGAGAAGGACATCGTGCCCGGCCGGCGCGACGTGCGCCGCCTTGTGGAGATCATGATGGGCGGCGACCGGACCGGCCAGGTCGGCTACGACGCGCTGCCACCCCTGGCCCGCGACGTGCACGACCGGCTGGTGCCCCTGAACCTCAAGCTCCAGCAGCGCGGCGTACAGCGGGCCCTGCTGAACATCGCCTCCCAGCCGGAACTGGAGCGATGCTCCGACGTGCTGTGGATGCTGCGCTACCTGATGCCGCAGGGTGCCGCACGGCCGATCATGGGCGAGCGGAGGCTGGGGGAGCGGCCGATCCAGGAGTCGTGGGACCTGGCGCTGGGCACCCATCAGCGGGCGCTCATCGAGCTCGGCTACGAGGGCGTCAGCATCGAGCAGGTCCTGGAACAGCGCCTGCGCCGTGCGGCATACGGCCCGCACGCCACCGCGGCGACCGTCCTGGAAGCCGTCGAGGACGCGACCCTGTACCTGCGCAGCCGCCGCCTCGCCGACGAGTTGGGCACACGCGCCCTGGAGGTGCTCTCGGCCGAACGCAGCGTCGACGGCGCACCGGAAGTGCTGCGCAGGGTGCGCAGGCTGTTGGCGTACTACCGCACCAGCGAGCCGGTGCTGCCGTCGTGGATCGAGTCCTTCGCCAAGACCGGATACGCGCATTACTGCACCCTGCTGCCGACGGCGTTCACCGACGAAGGGGCCACCGTCCGTCAAGTGGCGGCGATGCTGGGCTTCCTGTTCAGCATGGAGAGCCTGGCGCTGTCGCTGGGCTGCGACCGGACCCAACTGGAGCTGGCGGTAGCCCAGTCGCATCCGCAGGACCCGTCGAAGACGGTGCTGCTGTGGGCGGCCTGGACGCACCTGGGGCATCTGTCCCGTAAGGACCTGCGGACGAGGTGCGACGAACTGCTCGGCAACCCCTTGGTGGTGCCCGCCTATCCGCGCTACCTCAGCGGATTCCTCCATGCCTTGGAGCCCGTTCCGAGCCTCACCGACTTCGTCGTGGAAGCGGTGTCGAACGCCTTCGGACGGCTGCCGGACGCGGTGCTCTTGCCATGGCTGCCGACCCTGATCACCACCCTGCGGTCGGGCGGCGCCGAGCCGGCCCCGCTGCTGATCCGTGAGGCCGGACGGATCTTCCCCGGCCGGCTGGCAGCGCTGGACGAGTGGGTGCCGCCGTGGCGGGCGAAGCCGGAGCCGGAAGCCATGCCGCCGGCGCGGCGCGCGGACGGCAGCCGCGGTGGTGCACTGCTCGCTGCCCACCCCGCGACGTGCGATGCGGTGGCGAGTCTGCTGGGCTGCGAAGGGACGTGGGAGGCGGCGGATCCGGACTCCCCGGGCGTGGCACTGACCGGTCGCTACCCGGATACGGCGGTGGCGCTGGAGGTGCTGCTGGCCGGCCCATGA